acATGTCcggtgggtggaggatgcgTGTCGCCCTTGGCAAGGCTCTTTTCGTGAGAccttcccttctccttctcgacGACCCCACGGCCCATTTGGATCTCGAGGCCTGCGTGTGGCTGGAGGAATACCTCAAGAAGTGGGACCGCACTCTTGTCTTGGTTTCCCACTCCATGGATTTCCTCAACGGTGTGTGCACAAACATGATCGAcatgagggagaagaagctgctcTACTATGGTGGTAACTACGACTCGTACATCAAGACCCGCTCCGAACAGGAGACCAACCAGGCGAAGGCGTACCAGAAGCAGCAAGACGAAATCGCACACATCAAGAAGTTCATTGCCAGCGCTGGTACCTACGCCAACTTGGTCAGACAAGCAAAGTCTCGTCAAAAGATCTTGGACAAGATGGAGGCCGATGGTTTCATCCAGCCCGTCCACCAGGACAGAGTCTTCACCTTCCGTTTCGCCGATGTCGAGAAGCTGCCTCCCCCAGTTCTGTCTTTCGACGATGTCAGCTTCTCCTACTCGGGCGATGCCAAGGATGATTTGTACAAGCACATCGACCTCGGTTTCGACATGGACTCCCGTACTGCCTTGGTCGGGCCCAACGGTGTTGGCAAGTCTACTCTTCTCCGGCTGATGACTGGCAAGCTTTCTCCTAGAGAAGGTGTGGTGTCGCGTCACACTCACTTGAAGCTGGGTCTGTACTCGCAGCACTCGGCGGAGCAGCTTGATCTCACAAAGTCTGCTTTGGACTTTGTGCGTGACAAGTACTCGGATAGATCCCAAGACTACCAGTACTGGAGACAGCAGCTGGGCAAGTATGGTCTTTCAGGCGAGTCTCAGACTTCTCTGATCGGTACCCTGTCTGACGGACAACGGTCCCGTATCGTGTTCGCTCTGTTGGCCATTGAAAGCCCCAacatgttgttgctggacGAGCCTACCAACGGTCTTGATATTCCCACTATTGACAGTTTGGCGGATGCCATCAACGCTTATAGCGGAGGTGTCATTGTCGTCAGTCACGATTTCAGGTACGTCGAAGCTCTGATGGCTAATTTGAAGGATTTAATTGCTGACATGTCTCCAGACTACTCGACAAGATTGCCAAGCAGATTCTCGTGTGCGAGAACAAGACCATTAAGCAATGGGATGGTTCGATCGGCGACTACAAGAACTATCTTCGCAAGAAGATGGTGGCTTCGGGCGCTGTCTGAGTTGGCTAGATTTTGGTTTGCCTCTTTTTACATGAGAATGACATGGGCGAGGTTGCGCTGCAGCTGAGACGGCCTCAGGTAAGCCTCTTCTCACACCAATCACGCGGCTGCCAGAGGGGAATTCTGGAGTATATGGGATGGGAGTTGACCGGGAAAGTGTCAACTCTCCTGCAAGCATAAAcggtggtggctgggttgggttggtttgatGACAGCGATGAGGTTTCTTTCTGGGCCGGATAGACTTTTGTTTTCACGTTTCGCGATTCTCCAGCCGTTCATTAGATGCATTCGCGCTCAGATAGCGAGTAATGACGGAAAAGTTATGATCGCTTCGGTTTGTCAGGTAGTTGTGTGTGTCAGTTTTCATATATGTGTGATTGGTGAAGTGGTGGGTGTCCGGGACAATATGAGGGCATTCGCAACACGATGTCTGAGGGCTGTGCCGAGGCGgtgggttgaagaagatcaCTGGGAAGGAAACAATTGATTGTAGTTTTGGGCATCAACAGGCGGATCTTGGGATGCCGGTTCGGATTCTTTTGGTGTCTGGTGAGACTTTTCCCACTGCCGCTGTGGTATGTGTTGCATGGCTGGGGCAACTGCAGCAGCGGCAGGCGGATACCTCGCGCCGGGGCTGAAATGGGTACTTCCTTGCCAGCACCCCTGACTGGgcatgggggagggggtggccgTAGCGTTGTTATCTGATAAAAGGGGGCTGGCTGTTGGACCTACACTAACATGGAAGGGGGTGTCAGATTAGTGGAGCCCTGCTGACGTCTTTCAGCGCGTGGGACCAGCTTGTCTCGATCTGGCTGGACGCCTGGGGGCTGCTTTTCcggggggacggggggggaCCACTGATGGATGGATCACCTTCGCGAGAGCTGCGAGGAAGCGGGTTGTCAAAggggattttgggggggagaagactCTGCTGCACACACCAACGCAGCAAAAGCCCAGATGTGGCCAAATCGAGAATGAGCAGTCGGGTCTGGCAACACCGCTGCTGGCTCATGGATCCATtcatctccaacccaacaccattccttccccttcgtccattcccattcccatcaccatcaccatcaccaccgccatcataACCACCATCGTCCTCCACCATCGTCCTCCACCATATCATACCCTTGTCGCTGTCGCCGTCCAGCTGCCATCGGCGCCCAGCTTTTTGTTGATTGCCCTGTATTTTTCTCTCCTTTGGTGATTGcttccacccatcaccctcttttttctcaccaaccccgagcCCACCCGGTGTTCCATCCGATCTCGTTGCGataccctcatcatccacgcGCCCGCATCCGCGCCAACACTGCCGCTGACCTCCTGTTCCCCCCCTAGCGATCTCGGAGCCGTCTCTCTAGAGCAGATTGTCAGAAGCCAGAAGAGTGCAGGTCACCCTTTTCTTTAGTTTAAACAGACTTGCCGATAGCTTCGTAATTCCTCGACGGGACGCGTGCTAGGTGGGCAAAAAAGTGTCGATGAATGCACATGAATTGTAAAAACTACACAGTAACAGAAGCACCATGGACGGGCGGGACCACTTCTCGACCGTGCTGCAACGGCCgcctcactttgacgaggACGGCAGTAATGGcaatggcggcggcagtgcAAACGAAGATCGCGGACCGCGTGGAGGGCTGCGCGACATCTTGAATCCAGTGAGCTCTGCCTCGCAGCCAGCGTCAGCTCTTGGGCCGCCAGGAACCCCCGGAGCACCCGCGCCTCCACGGCCGCACTCGTCCTTCAGTCTAAGATCACCAACACAAGGTGACTATCACACCCCGAACCCCTACTCTACCTCGCCTGGCAGCCATCCCTCGGGCTCTCGTTCCATCCTCAGCAATCCCGTGGCAGGAGCCTCGATttcggcagcctccttcccaccaccaccaccaccgccgcctccaccactgTCGGCATCGCTGCAGGCACCGCCGGCCATTGCATCGCCATTGACGacacaacaacacccgcCGCCCGTATCGCCGCTGCACGCGCCGCACGTGTACTACTCGTCCGAGATTCGAGATCGTGATCGAGACAGAggcagagacagagacaatCGCGACCCGGTTCTCGAAAAGTCGGCGGGCAGCAGCTTCTACGACCCGACGGCGGATTCAACAAAGAAAGAGCGCGAGCGCAGGGTTTCGGACAcgggctcctcctcctggcgCAACGCGACGCAGAGCTCGACACCAAAGGTAAGTAAGCTTTgggccccctccccaaaatacCAAAACCATTCCATTCCCAGACATGGCCAAGCATCATTGAAGAGCAAAGTGCAATTTGCCCGCCCTGTTGCCTTTTTGCATCTCCCTAATATTATATCATCGCGTCTCCCCCCAATCGCTGCATCAACACTTGACAATTTTTCCCGCCCTGGCCGGCgactccctcttcacctcagcattcaccacccaaccaagcCCTATCAGCCCGCGCCTGCTTGATTGACGTCGACTAATTTTTTTACACCACGCCACTCCAGGCTCGCGACTCGTACAATTATTCCCAATCATCCGACTATTACACCGCGAACAACATCGCcacatcctccgccagcaaccaccagggcggcatcatcaacggcGCCAGCTACGCATCCCATGCGACTTCATCCCTCTCACGAAGTCCCGTCTCTCAGTACCATCCTGCTCCCACTGCAGGATCCATCAGTCCATCAGCACCTGCATCGGCTCGACTTGGTGCCATTTCATCGCCCAGTCTGAGGCACAGCCAGATgtccccttccaccatcaACGGGACCACTCCAACTGCGTTGCCTGTCCTCGCACGGAGCGggtccccaaccccatcat
The sequence above is a segment of the Podospora pseudocomata strain CBS 415.72m chromosome 2 map unlocalized CBS415.72m_2, whole genome shotgun sequence genome. Coding sequences within it:
- the ARB1 gene encoding ABC transporter ATP-binding protein arb1 (EggNog:ENOG503NUDQ; BUSCO:EOG092614E6; COG:S) gives rise to the protein MAPSSSKEKRLAKRAAEGKEKKTVASRSKANSKTASAAASVNGDEPELDAHGNPIVSDEPATSADKMDEVKRLADQMDKHGLSDRVTTGVLASTAASKDVKITSTSLVFHGRVLIQDGTLELTMGRRYGLLGENGCGKSTLLKAIAAREYPIPEHVDIYLLNEGAPPSELGALEWVVKEAENEMDRLDKLAEKLLEEEGPESPVLMDLYEHMDKMDPSTFSTRAALILTGLGFNKVTIHKKTKDMSGGWRMRVALGKALFVRPSLLLLDDPTAHLDLEACVWLEEYLKKWDRTLVLVSHSMDFLNGVCTNMIDMREKKLLYYGGNYDSYIKTRSEQETNQAKAYQKQQDEIAHIKKFIASAGTYANLVRQAKSRQKILDKMEADGFIQPVHQDRVFTFRFADVEKLPPPVLSFDDVSFSYSGDAKDDLYKHIDLGFDMDSRTALVGPNGVGKSTLLRLMTGKLSPREGVVSRHTHLKLGLYSQHSAEQLDLTKSALDFVRDKYSDRSQDYQYWRQQLGKYGLSGESQTSLIGTLSDGQRSRIVFALLAIESPNMLLLDEPTNGLDIPTIDSLADAINAYSGGVIVVSHDFRLLDKIAKQILVCENKTIKQWDGSIGDYKNYLRKKMVASGAV